One genomic window of Prunus dulcis unplaced genomic scaffold, ALMONDv2, whole genome shotgun sequence includes the following:
- the LOC117613507 gene encoding ERBB-3 BINDING PROTEIN 1, with translation MSDDEREEKELDLSSPEVVTKYKSAAEIVNKALQLVISECKPKAKIVDLCEKGDSYIREQTGNMYKNVKKKIERGVAFPTCISVNNTVCHFSPLASDETVLEEGDILKIDLGCHIDGFIAIVAHTHALQAGPVTGKAADVIAAANTAAEVALRLVRPGKKNKDVTEAIQKVAAAYDCKIVEGVLSHQLKQFVIDGNKVILSASNPDTRVDEAEFEENEVYSIDIVTSTGEGKPKLLDEKQTTVYKRAVDKNYHLKMKASRFIFSEIREKFPIMPFTARALEEKRARLGLLECVNHELLQPYPVLHEKPGDLVAHIKFTVLLMPNGSDRITSHPLQELQPTKQIDDPEIKAWLALGTKTKKKGGGKKKKGKKSDKAEESTEAEPMDATTNGAESQA, from the exons ATGTCGGACGATGAAAGGGAGGAGAAGGAGTTGGATCTCAGCTCTCCTGAAGTAGTCACCAAATACAAGAGTGCCGCTGAGATTGTTAACA AGGCTCTGCAGTTGGTAATATCCGAATGCAAACCGAAAGCTAAGATTGTGGACCTTTGTGAGAAAGGGGATTCATACATCAGAGA gCAAACTGGTAATATGTACAAAAAtgtaaagaagaagattgaaCGAGGTGTTGCCTTTCCAACTTGCATTTCTGTGAACAACACTGTATGCCATTTCTCCCCGCTTGCCAGTGACGAGACAGTGTTGGAAGAAGGAGATATTCTGAAGAT TGATTTGGGGTGTCATATTGACGGGTTCATTGCCATAGTTGCACATACTCATGCTCTTCAAGCAGGGCCTGTTACAGGAAAGGCAGCTGACGTTATTGCAGCTGCTAATACTGCTGCTGAAGTTGCCTTAAGGCTTGTAAGGCCAGGAAAAAAG AATAAAGATGTAACAGAGGCGATCCAAAAGGTTGCTGCAGCTTATGACTGCAAAATCGTTGAAGGTGTTCTTAGCCATCAGTTGAAGCAGTTTGTGATAGATGGGAACAAGGTCATATTAAGCGCATCCAATCCAGATACAAGAGTTGATGAGGCAGAATTTGAGGAGAACGAAGTTTATTCAATTGATATTGTCACAAGCACAGGTGAAGGAAAG CCTAAGCTGTTGGATGAGAAGCAGACGACTGTCTATAAGAGAGCTGTTGACAAGAACTATCACTTGAAGATGAAAGCTTCTAGGTTTATTTTCAGTGAAATAAGGGAGAAGTTTCCCATCATGCCATTCACTGCTAG AGCTTTGGAAGAGAAAAGGGCTAGGCTGGGTTTACTTGAATGCGTCAACCACGAGCTTCTGCAGCCATATCCTGTTCTTCACGAGAAACCTG GTGATTTGGTTGCCCATATCAAGTTCACTGTCTTGCTGATGCCAAATGGATCAGATCGGATTACATCTCATCCCTTACAGGAGCTGCAGCCCACTAAACAAATAGATGATCCTGAAATCAAAGCCTGGTTGGCTTTGGGGACAAAGACCAAGAAGAAAGGTGGcggcaaaaagaaaaagg GTAAGAAGAGTGACAAGGCTGAGGAGTCTACAGAAGCCGAACCAATGGATGCGACAACAAATGGTGCTGAGTCTCAAGCATGA